Proteins encoded within one genomic window of Prauserella marina:
- a CDS encoding EamA family transporter, whose protein sequence is MLNNRWNVVLLTAIAPMVWGTTYAVTSELLPPDRPLTASVLRALPAGLLLVAVTRKLPRGSWWWRSLVLGTLNIGAFFALLFLAAYRLPGGVAATVNAIQPLLAMGLSFLLLGEKLTTRMLLAGIAGVAGVSLLVLRAQARLDVIGVLAALGGALVMATGVVLSKRWRSPASPLATTGWQLVAGGLVLLPVMLLVEGTPPTDLSGQNLIGYGYLMIVGAVIAYPLWFRGISMMSPTSAAFLGLLSPVVATALGWLALGQSLTPLQAVGAVIVLAALASTQIARRPRREAPLLPEETPTPVAR, encoded by the coding sequence GTGCTAAACAACCGATGGAACGTCGTGCTGCTGACCGCGATCGCTCCGATGGTCTGGGGAACCACCTATGCCGTGACGAGTGAGCTGCTGCCGCCCGACCGGCCGCTCACCGCCTCAGTGCTGCGGGCGCTTCCGGCGGGGCTGTTGCTCGTCGCCGTCACCAGGAAGCTGCCACGCGGGTCGTGGTGGTGGCGCTCGCTCGTACTCGGAACCCTCAACATCGGCGCCTTCTTCGCGCTGCTTTTCCTTGCCGCGTACCGGCTTCCCGGCGGGGTCGCCGCGACGGTCAACGCGATCCAGCCGCTGCTCGCGATGGGGCTGTCGTTCCTGCTGCTCGGCGAAAAGCTGACGACGAGGATGCTGCTCGCGGGGATCGCGGGTGTCGCGGGCGTGAGCCTGCTCGTGCTCAGGGCGCAGGCGCGGCTCGACGTCATCGGTGTACTGGCGGCGCTCGGCGGCGCGCTGGTGATGGCGACCGGGGTCGTGCTGAGCAAGCGCTGGCGCTCACCGGCGTCGCCGCTGGCGACGACCGGCTGGCAACTCGTGGCGGGCGGGCTCGTGCTGCTGCCGGTGATGCTCCTCGTCGAAGGAACCCCGCCGACGGACCTGAGCGGGCAGAACCTCATCGGCTACGGCTACCTCATGATCGTCGGTGCCGTGATCGCCTACCCGTTGTGGTTCAGGGGCATCAGCATGATGTCGCCGACGAGCGCCGCGTTCCTCGGCCTGCTCAGTCCCGTGGTGGCGACCGCGCTCGGCTGGCTTGCGCTAGGTCAGTCGCTCACACCGCTCCAGGCGGTGGGCGCGGTCATCGTGCTCGCGGCACTGGCGAGCACCCAAATCGCGCGGCGCCCACGCCGGGAGGCGCCCCTTCTTCCCGAGGAAACCCCGACTCCGGTCGCCAGGTAA
- a CDS encoding MarR family winged helix-turn-helix transcriptional regulator: MTDHVDRILDQWATQRPDLDVSPMAVLGRIKRFARVAEAELARTFAAHGLDAASFDVLATLRRNPPPHRMTPTELMRDAMVTSGAITQRLDRLQDRGLVTRVRNDADGRGVHVSLTKAGKVLVDKALPDHLATEQRVLAALGTRDRDELARILRTLLESFD; this comes from the coding sequence ATGACCGACCACGTCGACCGCATCCTCGACCAGTGGGCGACACAGCGTCCGGACCTCGACGTATCGCCCATGGCGGTACTCGGCAGGATCAAGCGGTTCGCCCGCGTCGCGGAGGCCGAACTGGCCCGCACCTTCGCCGCGCACGGCCTCGACGCGGCCTCCTTCGACGTGCTCGCGACCCTGCGCCGCAACCCGCCGCCGCACCGGATGACGCCGACCGAGTTGATGCGCGACGCCATGGTCACCTCGGGCGCGATCACGCAGCGGCTCGACCGGCTCCAGGATCGCGGGCTGGTGACGAGAGTCCGCAACGACGCGGACGGCAGAGGCGTTCACGTCAGCCTCACCAAGGCGGGCAAGGTACTTGTCGACAAAGCACTTCCCGATCACCTCGCCACCGAGCAGCGGGTACTCGCGGCGCTGGGCACGCGGGACCGCGACGAACTGGCCCGCATACTGCGGACGCTGCTGGAATCCTTCGACTGA
- a CDS encoding vWA domain-containing protein codes for MSNRERTRRNLARAGLLGVVLATALTTVPAQATPADRYQQQQEQEQDEQLAPVMVTLDASGSMTRETSAGETRMDAAKTALNNLIDGLDSTAQLGLQVYGTQTGESESEKAEGCQDIVTAQEVGPVDADALKRTVDGVEPSGFTPIGNALRAAADELPDEGPRAVVLISDGLDTCAPPDPCEVAEELADEGVDLSVHTVGFQVDDEAREQLSCIAEKSNGTYTDAGDAGSLEEQLPQVVSRAQRTYEAQGTPITGTEDYPQAPEIKAGQYIDGIDPNQTKYYRLNVPKDYTVHFAATTVIPNSQSNGVVSVETRLLDTAGKECESSSETEAMWVSHVTSTLSWVGEEARNCNAGDEVLLAVERSGPDDPEVWSYDLELLVTLEPPLRGAPGPEANTANVPFELPTGDERPVTGGGSFNDATELSGTGVYADELGPGEMATYKVNLDWGQSLGAQVNVDGRAIDEVLSVDVATRNSVRSPVSGNSTSSVVIHEEQESTDELTMPKVLYDNRNDSSAAAIAGWHYITVQAGTKEFSGTLPIRLYVNVAGEQAQGPQYAAPPEGQPGGLITDSGGEQGEGAGGPSEDNVVTAADTGSSIDPLWLWLSGGAIVAGAGLGAVLLIRRGRVAARAQEPPRQW; via the coding sequence GTGAGTAATCGGGAAAGGACACGGCGGAACCTCGCCAGAGCGGGCTTGCTCGGCGTGGTTCTCGCCACGGCGCTGACCACGGTGCCCGCGCAGGCCACGCCCGCCGACAGGTACCAGCAACAGCAAGAACAAGAGCAAGACGAGCAGCTTGCGCCCGTGATGGTGACGCTGGACGCTTCGGGGTCGATGACGCGGGAGACCTCGGCGGGTGAGACCAGGATGGACGCGGCGAAAACCGCGTTGAACAACCTGATCGACGGCCTCGACTCGACCGCGCAGCTTGGTTTGCAGGTTTATGGAACGCAAACAGGCGAGAGTGAGAGCGAGAAGGCCGAGGGCTGCCAGGACATCGTGACCGCTCAGGAGGTCGGGCCGGTCGACGCGGACGCGCTCAAGCGCACCGTCGACGGCGTCGAGCCGTCCGGGTTCACGCCCATCGGCAACGCCCTGCGCGCCGCCGCCGACGAACTGCCCGACGAGGGACCGCGCGCGGTCGTACTCATCTCCGACGGCCTCGACACCTGTGCCCCGCCCGATCCGTGCGAGGTCGCCGAGGAACTTGCCGACGAGGGCGTCGACCTTTCCGTGCACACCGTCGGATTCCAGGTAGACGACGAGGCGAGGGAACAACTCTCCTGCATCGCGGAGAAGAGCAACGGCACCTACACCGACGCCGGTGATGCCGGTTCGCTCGAAGAGCAGTTGCCGCAGGTGGTCAGCAGGGCCCAGCGGACCTACGAGGCGCAGGGCACGCCGATTACGGGGACCGAGGACTACCCGCAGGCGCCGGAAATCAAGGCGGGGCAGTACATCGACGGCATCGACCCGAACCAGACCAAGTACTACCGGCTGAACGTACCCAAGGACTACACCGTCCACTTTGCTGCGACGACAGTGATTCCCAACAGCCAGAGCAACGGTGTGGTGTCCGTAGAGACCCGGCTGCTCGACACCGCGGGCAAGGAATGCGAGAGTTCCAGCGAAACCGAGGCCATGTGGGTTTCGCACGTCACCTCGACCCTGTCGTGGGTGGGCGAGGAAGCACGGAACTGCAATGCCGGTGACGAGGTTCTGCTCGCCGTCGAGCGAAGCGGGCCGGACGACCCGGAGGTGTGGAGCTACGACCTCGAACTGCTGGTGACCCTCGAACCGCCGCTGCGGGGAGCTCCTGGCCCCGAGGCCAACACCGCGAACGTGCCTTTCGAACTCCCCACCGGTGACGAGCGGCCGGTGACCGGCGGCGGCAGTTTCAACGATGCCACCGAGCTGTCCGGAACCGGCGTCTATGCCGACGAACTCGGTCCGGGGGAGATGGCGACCTACAAGGTGAATCTCGACTGGGGACAGAGTCTCGGCGCACAGGTCAATGTGGACGGCAGGGCCATCGACGAGGTGTTGAGCGTCGATGTCGCGACCCGGAATTCGGTGCGCTCTCCCGTGTCCGGCAACAGCACCTCTTCGGTCGTGATCCACGAGGAGCAGGAGTCGACCGACGAACTGACGATGCCGAAGGTGCTCTACGACAACCGGAACGACAGCAGTGCCGCCGCCATCGCGGGCTGGCACTACATCACGGTGCAGGCCGGAACGAAGGAGTTCAGCGGAACCCTTCCGATCAGGCTGTACGTGAACGTCGCCGGCGAGCAGGCGCAAGGTCCGCAGTACGCGGCGCCGCCGGAGGGCCAGCCAGGTGGGCTGATCACCGACTCCGGCGGCGAGCAGGGTGAGGGCGCGGGCGGTCCTTCCGAGGACAACGTCGTGACCGCCGCCGACACCGGGTCCTCGATCGATCCGCTGTGGCTGTGGCTCAGCGGTGGCGCGATCGTGGCCGGCGCCGGGCTCGGCGCGGTGTTGCTGATCCGCCGTGGTCGCGTGGCCGCGCGGGCACAGGAGCCACCGCGGCAGTGGTGA